A window from Camelus dromedarius isolate mCamDro1 chromosome 9, mCamDro1.pat, whole genome shotgun sequence encodes these proteins:
- the PAK4 gene encoding serine/threonine-protein kinase PAK 4 isoform X1, which yields MFGKKKKRVEISAPSNFEHRVHTGFDQHEQKFTGLPRQWQSLIEESARRPKPLVDPACITSIQPGAPKTIVRGSKGAKDGALTLLLDEFENMSVTRSNSLRRDSPPPPARARQENGMPAEQAAMARGGPEKAGGQSRVAGRHEAGGTSGDRRRAGPDKRPKSSREGSGGPQESSRDKRPLSGPDVGTPHQPASLASGAKVAAGRPFNTYPRADTDHPSRGVQGEPHNMAPNGPSVGGLAVPQSSSSSRPPARARGTPSPGVLGPHASEPQLAPPARALAAPAVPPAPGPPGPRSPQREPQRVSHEQFRAALQLVVDPGDPRSYLDNFIKIGEGSTGIVCIATVRSSGRLVAVKKMDLRKQQRRELLFNEVVIMRDYQHENVVEMYNSYLVGDELWVVMEFLEGGALTDIVTHTRMNEEQIAAVCLAVLQALSVLHAQGVIHRDIKSDSILLTHDGRVKLSDFGFCAQVSKEVPRRKSLVGTPYWMAPELISRLPYGPEVDIWSLGVMVIEMVDGEPPYFNEPPLKAMKMIRDNLPPRLKNLHKVSPSLKGFLDRLLVRDPAQRATAAELLKHPFLAKAGPPASIVPLMRQNRTR from the exons ATGTTTGGGAAGAAGAAGAAACGGGTCGAGATCTCGGCACCATCCAACTTCGAGCACCGTGTGCACACGGGCTTCGACCAACATGAGCAGAAGTTCACGGGGCTGCCCCGCCAGTGGCAGAGCCTGATCGAGGAGTCTGCTCGCCGGCCCAAGCCCCTCGTCGACCCCGCCTGCATTACCTCCATCCAGCCTGGGGCCCCCAAG ACCATCGTGCGGGGCAGCAAAGGCGCCAAGGATGGGGCCCTCACGCTGCTGCTGGACGAGTTTGAGAACATGTCGGTGACACGCTCCAACTCCCTGCGGAGAGACAGCCCGCCGCCACCCGCACGTGCCCGCCAGGAAAACGGGATGCCCGCGGAGCAGGCCGCCATGGCCAGAGGGGGCCCAGAGAAGGCGGGCGGCCAAAGCCGGGTTGCTGGTCGCCACGAGGCAGGTGGCACCAGTGGTGACAGGCGGCGGGCAGGGCCGGACAAAAGGCCCAAGTCTTCCAGGGAGGGCTCGGGGGGCCCTCAGGAGTCCTCCCGGGACAAGcgccccctctctgggcctgacGTCGGCACCCCCCACCAGCCTGCCAGTCTGGCAAGCGGGGCGAAAGTGGCAGCTGGCCGGCCCTTTAACACGTACCCACGGGCCGACACGGACCACCCATCCCGGGGCGTCCAG GGGGAGCCTCACAACATGGCCCCCAATGGGCCATCGGTGGGGGGCCTGGCTGTCccccagtcctcctcctcctcccggccCCCTGCCCGAGCCCGCGGCACCCCCAGCCCTGGTGTGCTGGGCCCCCATGCCTCTGAGCCCCAGTTGGCCCCTCCAGCCCGTGCCCTCGCTGCCCCTGCTGTgcctcctgcccctgggccccccgGCCCCCGATCACCACAGCGGGAACCACAGCGAGTGTCCCATGAGCAGTTCCGGGCTGCCCTGCAGCTGGTGGTGGATCCTGGCGACCCTCGCTCCTACCTGGACAACTTCATCAAGATCGGCGAGGGCTCCACGGGCATCGTTTGCATCGCCACCGTGCGCAGCTCGGGCAGGCTGGTGGCCGTCAAGAAGATGGACCTGCGCAAACAGCAGAGGCGCGAGCTGCTGTTCAATGAG GTGGTGATCATGAGGGACTACCAGCATGAGAACGTGGTGGAGATGTACAACAGCTACCTGGTCGGGGACGAGCTCTGGGTGGTGATGGAGTTCCTGGAAGGAGGCGCCCTCACCGACATCGTCACCCACACCAG GATGAATGAGGAGCAGATCGCCGCCGTGTGCCTGGCGGTGCTCCAGGCCTTGTCTGTGCTCCACGCCCAGGGCGTCATCCACCGGGACATCAAGAGTGACTCCATCCTGCTGACCCACGATGGCAGG GTGAAGCTGTCGGACTTCGGGTTCTGTGCCCAGGTGAGCAAGGAGGTGCCACGGAGGAAGTCACTGGTCGGCACACCCTACTGGATGGCCCCGGAGCTCATCTCCCGCCTTCCCTATGGACCGGAG gTGGACATCTGGTCTCTGGGGGTGATGGTGATCGAGATGGTAGACGGGGAGCCCCCCTACTTCAATGAGCCACCCCTCAAAGCCATGAAGATGATTCGGGACAACCTGCCACCCCGACTGAAGAACCTGCACAAG GTGTCGCCGTCCCTGAAGGGCTTCCTGGACCGCCTGCTGGTGCGTGACCCGGCACAGCGGGCCACGGCGGCTGAGCTGCTCAAGCACCCGTTCCTGGCCAAAGCAGGCCCACCCGCCAGCATCGTGCCCCTCATGCGCCAGAACCGCACCAGATGA
- the PAK4 gene encoding serine/threonine-protein kinase PAK 4 isoform X2 produces MFGKKKKRVEISAPSNFEHRVHTGFDQHEQKFTGLPRQWQSLIEESARRPKPLVDPACITSIQPGAPKGEPHNMAPNGPSVGGLAVPQSSSSSRPPARARGTPSPGVLGPHASEPQLAPPARALAAPAVPPAPGPPGPRSPQREPQRVSHEQFRAALQLVVDPGDPRSYLDNFIKIGEGSTGIVCIATVRSSGRLVAVKKMDLRKQQRRELLFNEVVIMRDYQHENVVEMYNSYLVGDELWVVMEFLEGGALTDIVTHTRMNEEQIAAVCLAVLQALSVLHAQGVIHRDIKSDSILLTHDGRVKLSDFGFCAQVSKEVPRRKSLVGTPYWMAPELISRLPYGPEVDIWSLGVMVIEMVDGEPPYFNEPPLKAMKMIRDNLPPRLKNLHKVSPSLKGFLDRLLVRDPAQRATAAELLKHPFLAKAGPPASIVPLMRQNRTR; encoded by the exons ATGTTTGGGAAGAAGAAGAAACGGGTCGAGATCTCGGCACCATCCAACTTCGAGCACCGTGTGCACACGGGCTTCGACCAACATGAGCAGAAGTTCACGGGGCTGCCCCGCCAGTGGCAGAGCCTGATCGAGGAGTCTGCTCGCCGGCCCAAGCCCCTCGTCGACCCCGCCTGCATTACCTCCATCCAGCCTGGGGCCCCCAAG GGGGAGCCTCACAACATGGCCCCCAATGGGCCATCGGTGGGGGGCCTGGCTGTCccccagtcctcctcctcctcccggccCCCTGCCCGAGCCCGCGGCACCCCCAGCCCTGGTGTGCTGGGCCCCCATGCCTCTGAGCCCCAGTTGGCCCCTCCAGCCCGTGCCCTCGCTGCCCCTGCTGTgcctcctgcccctgggccccccgGCCCCCGATCACCACAGCGGGAACCACAGCGAGTGTCCCATGAGCAGTTCCGGGCTGCCCTGCAGCTGGTGGTGGATCCTGGCGACCCTCGCTCCTACCTGGACAACTTCATCAAGATCGGCGAGGGCTCCACGGGCATCGTTTGCATCGCCACCGTGCGCAGCTCGGGCAGGCTGGTGGCCGTCAAGAAGATGGACCTGCGCAAACAGCAGAGGCGCGAGCTGCTGTTCAATGAG GTGGTGATCATGAGGGACTACCAGCATGAGAACGTGGTGGAGATGTACAACAGCTACCTGGTCGGGGACGAGCTCTGGGTGGTGATGGAGTTCCTGGAAGGAGGCGCCCTCACCGACATCGTCACCCACACCAG GATGAATGAGGAGCAGATCGCCGCCGTGTGCCTGGCGGTGCTCCAGGCCTTGTCTGTGCTCCACGCCCAGGGCGTCATCCACCGGGACATCAAGAGTGACTCCATCCTGCTGACCCACGATGGCAGG GTGAAGCTGTCGGACTTCGGGTTCTGTGCCCAGGTGAGCAAGGAGGTGCCACGGAGGAAGTCACTGGTCGGCACACCCTACTGGATGGCCCCGGAGCTCATCTCCCGCCTTCCCTATGGACCGGAG gTGGACATCTGGTCTCTGGGGGTGATGGTGATCGAGATGGTAGACGGGGAGCCCCCCTACTTCAATGAGCCACCCCTCAAAGCCATGAAGATGATTCGGGACAACCTGCCACCCCGACTGAAGAACCTGCACAAG GTGTCGCCGTCCCTGAAGGGCTTCCTGGACCGCCTGCTGGTGCGTGACCCGGCACAGCGGGCCACGGCGGCTGAGCTGCTCAAGCACCCGTTCCTGGCCAAAGCAGGCCCACCCGCCAGCATCGTGCCCCTCATGCGCCAGAACCGCACCAGATGA